The following DNA comes from Ailuropoda melanoleuca isolate Jingjing chromosome 19, ASM200744v2, whole genome shotgun sequence.
cgagccccacatcaggctcctctgctatgagcctgcctcttcctctcccactccccctgcttgtgctccctctctcgctggctgtctctatctctgtcaaataaataaataaaatctttaaaaaataaataaataaataaaaattaaaaaaaaaataaaaataaaacagagccaGCCCCAGGAACGAGAGAGTACAGCGCCGCTGAGGCGTCATGTGTTAGAGAAAAGCACAGAGTTCTCTAGGATCACCAGGAGAGGACAAACTGGGGGTGCGGATGAAGAACGGGGAACAGCGGCGGTGACGTCTGAGCTGGGTGTTGCGGGAAGAAGCGTAGCCTGCCTGATGAATGGGAGGAGGAAGGCAATGCGTTCTCACCATGTCCTGTTCTGTGACTGGTAAGAGGGATGGTGAAGCTGGGGTACAGGTGCCACGATGAGGGGGGCCTCGGGGCTTGGTAGCTGGTTGTAGTTTGGCTGAAGGACTATGAGGAGGGCAGCTTCTATCAGGAGGATTCTCACCTGCTTCGCACCTGGGCCGGCTCCACGTCAAAGTAGGGCCTCAGGATGTCAATGTTGGCGTACAAGCTGAAGGCCCTGGAGGCCTGTCTCTTCCCTGCCTGCCACATCTGAAGGAAGAAAGATGGACGTGGGGTGGGTAGGTATTGTGACAGAGATTCTCGGCCGCAGTCCCTGTTGCTCATTTTCTATAGGCCTTCCGCACAGTTCTAACGGGTTAGACGACACGGGGTGAATTTCAACACCAACCCCAGCACTTGGGGCCCGCCTGGGTATATACTTTCCCACCTGCTAGGGATCCAGTCTTGCTTACCTGGTCCGCCACCTGCCGGCTCAGCTGTCCCTTAAAGCCCTTCATGCCCAGGAACTCCCCATCCTCCTCTTCAGCAACAGCCGCCTCGGCGTCTACTTCCTCCTCCCGCAGCCGCTGGTGCAGCTCGCCCATATCCTCGAAGCTGGAGCCTGAGGTATCATCCATGTTCTCCATGTCAATCACAGCTGAGCCCCCACCCTGTGAAGACAATGGTTTCTAGAGTGCAGGACTTTTCTGCTCCATCCACGCGTCCTCCTCTGTTCCCCCCAGGGCTTGGGACTTAGTTCTTCCACTGCTGGGGATATGGCTTGGGATCACTGTAGCTCACGCCGCTCTCTTCCCCTCATTTGCTCTCAGAACCCTTGGTTGTGTGCCTCTCTTTTCAAGCCTGGGAGACCTACGCCCTGTCTTGCATATATGTCTTTCTTCTACCTTTCCTATCAGATCCTCAGAGGGCTGCAGAAGTGcccatttcctttgttttttccatCCCCGAAACAAGGCTGCGCACACAGCATGGTTTTAGCCAGTGCCAGTGAATACCGCCCACTCCCCCGCCACGCCTGACCCGGATCAACCAACAAACTTGTCTCGAAAACAAGAGCAGGCGGGCCGAGAGACAAGAGGCCCTCTGGCTGGAGTACCAGTCTGGACCTCTCAGGTCAGCACTAGTCCCACTGCCTTTCGTGTACACCAAGGCCCAAAGGAGAGACAAGTGTTGCAATCGGAGCAGACTTCCAAGCTCCCAGGGAGACTCCCCACGACACTGCGGGACGGCTGTCAGCCCTGGGGCTGCTAGCAGCCGGAGCCTTGGAGGCGATTACCTGGATGTTTTCTTCGAACCCTCCCCATTCCGGGCCAGCCCCGCTTCGGGCGCCGCCGGCTGGGGCCGCCGGAGTTGCCATGTCCCTCGAGGGCTCCCGTCGCTGAAGCCCGCGCTAGTCCCGCGCgcggaggaggagtgggagagatgTGGGCCTGAGGGTGATGTCTACGGGCGAAAAAGAGAGGTGGGCTCAGCCGGAACGCAAAAAGGAGAAACCCGGATGTTTGGCTAAAACGGACTTCCGGAAGCTGGGGACGTGGACGCAGGCTGGATAAAGTCTCGCGATATTTAAGAATCCGGGAGGCGGTGCGTTGCCGCGGAGACGGAGGAGGGCGGCTGGGACGCACGCGCCAGTTCGCTGCCCTAGTCACGCGGAGGGGTTGAAGATGGCGGCAGCCGAGGCGGTGCAAGAGATGCGGACCCGCGTGGTTCTAGGGGAGTTTGGGGTTCGCAATGTAAGCCTGTGGCCTTGAGCTcgggaagagaaaacagagtggAACAGGGATGAGTTGGGATCGGAGTTGGGGCGGACTTTCCCTGCCTGCCCCTTCGCAGACGGACTCGTCTCTTTTTGCTCTAGGTTCATACCACCGACTTTCCCGGTAATTATTCGGGCTATGATGATGCCTGGGACCAAGACCGCTTCGAGAAGGTGGGTGCCGCTGGAGAGGGTATTAGGAACGGACCTTGTGATTTGAGCAGCCTGTGTCTTGGAAGCAGCCCTTGGGTTCGCTCGGTTCATAAATCGTTTATTGAGCAACGCGTTAGGAGCTCCGTGTATACGGTTTCTGCTCTGTTCGACGAACAGGCTGTTTAATCTTGTTGGAAAGCGCGCATAAATGATTTCAGTGTAAGTGGTAAAGGTGGTTGGTAGCGATAAGGACAGTCGGGTGGGGTGATCCCACAGAGGCACTTACTCTCGAATGGAAAGCGGGGCAGGGGTATGGAAGATTTACTTCCTGAGGGCGATGACATCTGAATTGAGCCCTGAACGATGAGTAAAATCTGAGAACACGGAAGGGTGAGGGGTAACTAAGACTAGAAGCTAAATTATAAAGGCTTTGTGAACTATTCTGGGAATGTCCAAGCGGTTTATTATTGTTAGAATGTAAAGTGCTAGCATGAGCGGTAGGCAAGATCGAAGTGCATCTTAGACACTGTAGGTGATAGGGAGCTTTTGAAGAGCTGTGAAGCGGATGTGACCTGATTTGCAGCCTTAATGGCTGGGAGAGAATGAATCAAAGATCAAATAGGGCAGTCAGATTTGTGACAGGACGGCATAGAAGAGCGGAGGTTGAAGGCATGAACTAAGATTATAATCAGCGAAATAGAGCAAAGGAGAGATAGAAGGCAAATTTGGTGATTGCTTTGATGTCAGCTGTGAGAAGGGAGTGTAAAATGGCCTAGCTTGAGGAACTGCTTTAATGGATGGTGGTGCCATTTACTGATGGTCTGGGGAAGGGGAATGATGCTGCATTGTTTCCTGTATGTGGAGAAATCTAGCAGGCCAGTAGAACGTGTGTTTGAAATGAGATCAGAAGTGAGataaatttggaagcttttagtatttataattgttaaaagCACGGGTGTGATCGAGGTCACTTTGGACAGAGACAAAAACCTGGGAAATAGTGACGTTTATGGAGTGGGTAGAAGATAGTGAATTTAGAAGGAttcaggaggaggaagagaaccaGAAGATTGGTGCTTAAAAACCAAGGCAGAGTTTGAAAATGGAGGGATTCTATCAATGTTGAATGCAACAGAGGAGTCGAGTAAGGTAAGGGTTGAGTAGTGTCAACTAGATGTAGTAGTACGGAAGCCTGTTGTCTCGTAGAATAGTCTCTGTGGATGGTCTGGCTGGAGGCCATCTTACAGAGGATTTTACATGAATAGAAGATAAAAACAGGGAAACTTTTCTAGAAACTAATGAAGGATTGGGGGAGAAAGGAACATCTGTGAGGGACATCTGGCCAAAGGGAGGTTCTTGGGTGAGAACACTGGGGTTGGGCGGGGAATATCCAGAAGGAGGGTATTGACTCCACAGAGAGCAGGCTTCATTTAATGCATTTTCTGTCCCTGCAGAATTTCCGTGTGGATGTGGTGCACCTGGATGAAAACTCATTGGAGTTCGACATGGTGGGAATTGATGCAGCCATTGCCAATGCTTTTCGACGCATTTTATTAGCTGAGGTATTTATCAGCGGGCATAGTGGCAAGGGTGGAGTTGGTGTGGGAAACTGTGCCGTCACCTTACTTGGAGAATTCTCAAGTTGCCCCTTTCCTTTAGTGTTCTTGCAGTTTTACTGAGCGTTCCTCCTGCTGATTCCTCATAAACTTTTCATCAAGCATTCTTCTAGGAGGAGGTCCCCCTATGCCAGGAGGTGGGAGTAAGTGGGGAGTCTGTAGGGTCTCTGTAGGTGAAagattctggggtttttttggcaGGTGCCAACCATGGCTGTGGAAAAGGTCCTGGTGTACAACAACACATCCATTGTTCAGGATGAGATCCTTGCTCATCGCTTGGGGCTCATTCCCATTCACGCTGATCCCCGTCTTTTTGAGTATCGGAACCAAGGTCAGtgttggagaaaatgaaattgtggCAAAGTGGGAACAGCTCTCTTCTGAGAAGTTGATTCTAGAGTCATACTGCCTCTGTTCAAATCCTGGACTGACTACTGTATGACCGTAAGCAAGTTACTAATGTTTTGGGACATCCATTGTTGGGATTTGTGTGGACACTTGCCCTTGGCCTTCTGAGATTTGTCCAGAGGAGTAAATGACAAATGTAGATTAATGCCCACAGCATAGTGCCCGGCCCCCGAATGTTCAGTCGTTCTTTAAGAACTGCCACTGCCATCTTTTGTTCAGGAGATGAAGAAGGCACAGAGATAGATACTCTGCAGTTCCGGCTTCAGGTCAGGTGCACGCGGAACCCCCATGCCGCTAAAGATTCCTCTGACCCCAACGAACTCTATGTGAACCACAAAGGTGAGTAGTGGTAGGGGAAGCAAGAAGGCCCACCTCTTGTTGATGCTACTTTTAAGGACCGGGGCTTTCCTGATGTGCTGCTTTCTCCAGTGTACACCAGGCACA
Coding sequences within:
- the POLR1C gene encoding DNA-directed RNA polymerases I and III subunit RPAC1 isoform X2, translating into MAAAEAVQEMRTRVVLGEFGVRNVHTTDFPGNYSGYDDAWDQDRFEKNFRVDVVHLDENSLEFDMVGIDAAIANAFRRILLAEVPTMAVEKVLVYNNTSIVQDEILAHRLGLIPIHADPRLFEYRNQGDEEGTEIDTLQFRLQVRCTRNPHAAKDSSDPNELYVNHKVYTRHMTWVPLGNQADLFPEGAIRPVHDDILIAQLRPGQEIDLLMHCVKGIGKDHAKFSPVATASYRLLPDITLLEPVEGEAAEELSRCFSPGVIEVQEVQGEKVARVANPRLDTFSREVFRNEKLKKMSLSSQQVCCPQTC
- the POLR1C gene encoding DNA-directed RNA polymerases I and III subunit RPAC1 isoform X3; amino-acid sequence: MAAAEAVQEMRTRVVLGEFGVRNVHTTDFPGNYSGYDDAWDQDRFEKNFRVDVVHLDENSLEFDMVGIDAAIANAFRRILLAEVPTMAVEKVLVYNNTSIVQDEILAHRLGLIPIHADPRLFEYRNQGDEEGTEIDTLQFRLQVRCTRNPHAAKDSSDPNELYVNHKGKDHAKFSPVATASYRLLPDITLLEPVEGEAAEELSRCFSPGVIEVQEVQGEKVARVANPRLDTFSREVFRNEKLKKMVRLARVRDHYIFSVESTGVLPPDVLVSEAIKVLMGKCRRFLDELDAVPMD